Proteins encoded in a region of the Microbacterium neungamense genome:
- a CDS encoding energy-coupling factor transporter transmembrane component T has protein sequence MAAAGRDPYAEISAPASRFLHHLNPLAKVGAVLPAMVLLVFTRDLVAPTAFLLLAYLLVLTGARLTARALALLLLGMPIAVAVVTVGFAIWVDPAQVADTPAVLTLGGWTLHQGALAVGLATGLRLAAILGLALIGGLSTTGPDLVRAAVQQLHVPYRIGYTALAAYRFVPRFRYELSVIRAAHRVRGHHGGRGPFARLARGWGYIVPLLASAIRHAERVALSMDSRAFGAHPTRTERHLVPFQIRDVVFIAAVLAASALILALTFPWQLP, from the coding sequence CTGGCGGCGGCCGGCCGGGACCCGTACGCGGAGATCTCCGCTCCGGCATCCCGCTTCCTGCACCACCTCAACCCGCTGGCCAAGGTGGGCGCCGTGCTGCCGGCCATGGTGCTGCTGGTCTTCACGCGCGACCTCGTCGCGCCCACCGCGTTCCTCCTGCTGGCGTACCTGCTCGTGCTCACCGGAGCGCGCCTCACCGCTCGCGCGCTCGCGCTGCTGCTGCTCGGGATGCCGATCGCCGTCGCCGTGGTGACGGTCGGGTTCGCGATCTGGGTCGACCCCGCTCAGGTGGCGGACACGCCGGCGGTGCTGACGCTCGGCGGGTGGACGCTGCATCAGGGCGCCCTCGCCGTGGGACTGGCCACCGGGCTGCGGCTGGCTGCGATCCTCGGCCTGGCCCTGATCGGCGGGCTGAGCACCACCGGCCCCGATCTGGTGCGCGCCGCCGTGCAGCAGCTGCACGTGCCCTACCGGATCGGGTATACGGCTCTGGCCGCCTATCGGTTCGTGCCGCGGTTCCGGTACGAACTGTCGGTGATCCGGGCGGCGCACCGAGTGCGCGGCCACCACGGCGGACGCGGACCGTTCGCGCGGCTCGCCCGCGGCTGGGGGTACATCGTCCCGCTGCTGGCGAGCGCCATCCGGCACGCCGAGCGCGTCGCCCTGTCGATGGACTCCCGCGCCTTCGGCGCCCACCCCACCCGCACCGAGCGGCACCTCGTGCCCTTCCAGATCCGGGACGTCGTGTTCATCGCGGCAGTGCTCGCGGCATCCGCGCTCATCCTCGCGCTCACCTTCCCCTGGCAGCTCCCCTGA